In one Diprion similis isolate iyDipSimi1 chromosome 6, iyDipSimi1.1, whole genome shotgun sequence genomic region, the following are encoded:
- the LOC124407803 gene encoding major royal jelly protein 1-like: MSNRAMDISIWFVSAAVLLTSLLGNAGGTGLEIVYQWKYLDWVPPSVQLVGNNFTLGNAFTQDVDIDRKGRVFVTSPKWPEGVPIVLSTITDVNGPGGPLLEPYPDWTWHRFLDCNSIVTAYRIAIDECNRLWVTDIGRIGAERVCPTKILVFDLFTDQLIHKYVIPDEHTLNGAAALVTPIVDIGDSPIDTFLYMADVDANGIVVYDFKNDYSWRINNTQNNAFGPDDEAMTITIVDDTFNLTDGTLGMSLSPKGFWSTRYLYFNSLASYYQKFTDTDSLKRAQYEEPIIFQSKKRRQSQAGPQATSRRGILFFQLVQHTALACWNIAKPFKPENVVVIAQDEVALQYISGIKVIVNHIGEEEVWFNTNRLQKTINNNRNPAETNYRIIKGKVDDLVRGTNCEPSEPHTNYLDTSSWRRI, translated from the exons ATGAGCAACCGAGCAATGGATATCAGTATTTGGTTTGTCTCGGCAGCTGTACTGCTGACATCGCTGTTAGGAAACGCCGGAGGAACGGGGTTGGAAATCGTTTATCAATGGAAGTACCTGGACTGGGTACCGCCGAGTGTTCAATTGGTCGGGAATAACTTCACACTTGGAAACGCGTTTACCCAAGATGTTGACATCGATAGGAAGGGTCGTGTGTTTGTGACGAGTCCAAAGTGGCCGGAAGGTGTGCCAATAGTATTGTCAACTATCACCGACGTGAACGGACCAGGAGGTCCTCTGCTGGAACCTTATCCCGATTGGACGTGGCACAGATTCCTCGACTGTAACAGTATTGTTACGGCTTACAGAATTGCG ATCGACGAGTGCAATCGACTGTGGGTGACAGACATCGGTAGAATCGGTGCTGAACGAGTATGCCCAACCAAGATTCTCGTGTTCGATCTGTTTACTGATCAGCTGATACACAAGTACGTGATCCCAGATGAACACACGTTGAATGGAGCTGCAGCTCTTGTGACGCCCATTGTTGACATCGGAGATAGTCCCATCGATACTTTTTTGTATATGGCAGATGTGGATGCAAATGGTATTGTGGTTTACGATTTCAAAAACGATTATTCCTGGAGAATCAACAACACCCAAAACAATGCATTCGGCCCGGATGATGAGGCTATGACGATAACTATCGTTGATGATACTTTCAATTTGACCGATGGCACCTTGGGTATGTCACTGTCACCTAAGGGATTTTGGAGCACCAG GTACCTTTACTTCAACTCATTGGCAAGCTACTATCAAAAGTTTACGGATACGGATTCATTGAAGCGAGCACAATACGAGGAacctataatttttcaatcgaagaAACGGCGCCAAAGCCAAGCCGGTCCTCAGGCGACCTCGAGGAGAGGAATTTTATTCTTCCAGCTTGTACAACACACGGCACTCGCCTGCTGGAACATAGCGAAACCGTTCAAACCAGAGAACGTAGTTGTTATAGCCCAGGACGAAGTGGCCTTGCAGTATATAAGTGGCATCAAGGTTATTGTCAACCACATCGGCGAAGAGGAGGTCTGGTTCAACACGAATAGACTTCAAAAAACGATAAACAACAATCGTAACCCTGCCGAGACGAATTACAGAATAATAAAAGGAAAAGTTGACGACCTCGTCAGAGGTACGAATTGCGAACCATCCGAACCCCACACAAATTACCTGGACACATCATCTTGGCGTCGCATTTAA